The following nucleotide sequence is from Sander vitreus isolate 19-12246 chromosome 11, sanVit1, whole genome shotgun sequence.
tgaTAAATTGGCTGAAGTGATAAGTCAGCTCCggttggggctgaagactaaaagtttgaaaattaaaaaatctggtggtgtggagttagaaagaagtgagcttaccagaccACTGTAGCCAAACTGTTGATggtcgagttgcattgtgggtaatgtcggcaccaggttttgacaagtAAGAAGAATGTGTTGAATAACAAAACAATATGTCTGGTTTtgctgctttgattttttttttgttcaatagTCCATCGTGAGTCCGACAATGTTATAggagtgcaatactaaatcggtgaagtattaCATAGCCTATTATGTGGTAGAACAATGATAGTTAAAACAGGCTACATAAAAAGCCTTAAAAAGGGCTTGGTATCACCAGGACATATTGGAATAATGCTGCCAGTGTTCATTCTAGTACCTCTCTAAACAAATTAATAGTGATCTAGAACCTCTCTAGCCCAAAAGTAAAGTTCTAGAACTTATATAGCATATACATTTCTGGAAAATCTACATTCATGATATTTTTGTGGCATGTCTActcttgtgtgtatgtgcttgctTAAATGTGTGAATTAGAGTATGAGGCTAACAAGGTAGGACTAGGGCTCTGGCTTGAGGCCATGACTGAGTCAGCAAGGCCATGTACTCTGTACTCCAGAAGGGCATGCTTATACTGCTGTTGTAAACAAATGGCTCTGTGGGAACAAGTTTGGGGTGACCAGGTGTACACTAAATTCAGTCATAAGGACCTTGCTTCAAAAtacaatgttgtttttaatgGATTAAATATTCAAGTGATATGGGTTCATCGAAAAatgttaacaaaacaaaaaagcttaTAGATACTTATACAAATATTTCTGTCAACTCTTTTCATTGTTTGAAATACAGGAAACAGTTCAGAAGATGAAGTCCAGCACAAAGGAGGCCTAAAAAAGGACGCAATGAAGGAGAGGACACGTCATCACCCTTCCTCCATACTTGATTGACCTTGCGGCCATGTGTTGATATTAGACTGACTTTTTCATGTTTCTCTgctattttaattattataaattttttacaatgtttaaGTGTATGTGTTGATGTTTGTTAGATTCAGGGGCTATCAACGAGTATTATAGGATCCCCTTGTGTTCAGTACTGTCATATTTGATTGTATTACTGCGCCTCTACACTAGCCCTGGGGCTATTTTTACTACAGTCCTTATATTTTTACagttattatgaaaaaaactgtCAAGTTGTCACTGTTTTGGAATATGGACGTCATTGTTTGAGAAGGTAGTGAAGTAAGGAGCTAGGAGAATCCACCTGTTGAAATGAGAGAGTTGTCGGAGTACAGAGATAGCTGACTACTTGACACCTGGTGCAGCATGTTTTTCCACGCCCTCATAGGTTTCAAGATCAGCAGCTTGGTTAAAGAAGCTGGGATAAGAGGGTATAGCTACTAgtgattttgattttgttgCCATTCAGAACTGCCACCGTAGGCCACTACATGACCAATgcacttctcttttctttctgtctagCTTTCTTAGGCTTTAGTTTATCACAAGCCTGAAATGTGTTTGTATCTTACTGCAAAAGTAATAATTTTGCTGCAAAATAGTTTgcttttatgtacagtatgtttatcTTGAGTTGGAACTCATCTTGTTCCTATGTTATGCTCAGGCAAGTCTCTCTGGTGCTCTGAGACTAAAGACATAGTGGTCCAGCTATCAATGTGGAGCAGCACAACTGCACCCAGATGAGACCTGATCTTTGAATATAGCATGATGAAAACTAAAACCAAAGTCTTGATGAAGTGTTTGAATGATGTACAAAATTCTCCAGGTAAAACATTACTCTGGACCCAGCAACAACACTATACCTGTGCTTTTCAAAATCACTCTTACAGAAGGACTAGCCTCACTGTCAGCTAAAGTAGCGTAGACGCATCAATAACTGAGTgcattaattgtgtgtgtgtgtgtgtgtgtgtgttttgagggtAGTTTGGtttgttaaatgtgtttatttgttaaaAATCCTGTATCCTAAATTGGGAgtattgacaaaaacaaaatcagtgCCTTAGACCTGCAAAAAGTGTAGGTCTCTACCTTTGCCTGCACGTAGGCTATTATGCCACGTGGCATAGAATGAAtgagtgtgctttgctgaagtTTAGCAGTAAACTAGTGCTTTGTGACTCTATCCCTGATAAATGTCTGTGTGAAAGTTGCATTAGTAGGTTCAAGCCAAATCTTTATATTTCACTAGAAGTGCAGAGACTGTAAGGAATACGTATGTATGCCAATAAAAACCATACACCACAACACAGCTTTGTGCCTTTGTACGTTTATGCTTTTATCTGCCATTAGAattcaatatttttgtatcaGGCGCTACATGGTGAAGTCTCTGAGTACATTCCTCAATTGTGTACACAAAGTGATTTAAAGTCTCTCCAGTCAGCTAATCAATGTGTACATGATGTTCCCATCCCCTGCTTACAGCTCATTTGTTGTCTTTGCCTCGAAACCCTAAAAGTTTCTCTCactaatacattattaaaataatttttttaacaaaacttaTCAAGACTCACTTATATTGCCTTGCTTTTTTAACTTAATGtttttgcttattttctgtgttatttcttaattttattttgttgccCCTGTGTGTTTGATATTGTGCTAAATGCTTTGTATTGGGAAGCACTTTAAAATTTTGTTTAGAAAAGTGCTAAATAGATATACATTTAGGCTACATACTTACTCAAGTATTTGTTGTAAGGGTAATGTAAGGGCCAGACAGTGGCATAATGCATTATCAGGTTTATCATGGTAAACTATATAGGCTAGAGATTAAGCTGGTCCAGGTGGCACAAAGCCTATTTCCACATATATAGGCTATCTAGTCGTTTTAACAGTCACAGTGCATTATAAGTATGTGTCATGTTTTGATTATAAAATCTAAGTTTATATTATCTGGTAACTATAGCAGTCAGAACCAGTTCCTCAAAAACTACAGTAGGTCTACTTAAGTAAATCTTACTTCCCCCACCTCTACAATGTGCCCTTATTCTCCTAATGGAGTTACATGAACAGAATAGAGCTGTGACAGGCATATGGATAGATCTGAATACAGTGGGAAGAACCCAGTTATCCTGTAGCCTACCTTTTTTCTCATTCTATGCACATCTTCAGCAGAGTATTGCATAATGCAACAGAAGAGGGGTGTTGCGTAATGGCAGACTGCACTCGGCAGCTGGCATGATGGATCATTGGCCTTTATTCTTCCGTTGTTGCAAGAATGGAAAGCAGCGCAATTAAACATGACAACGTGGTATTGtacagttataaaaaaaaaagtcaataaacTATGCCATAAACGTGTTACAAATCTCTTAATTAATACTTTTGTAATATGACGGATTGGGAGACTAACCAATCAACGGTTGCGTGGGCGGGGTTTGTTTTAGAATGAGCCAATCTCTAAACATGGCAGCAAATATTCCCGTCAAAGAACGGCTATGTTGTAGGAGAGTGACACCGTATTCAATGTTCGTACATGTTGCTACAACAGCTTTTCCTTAAATTACTGACCTAGATTTTCACTAGAAATGTGGTTAAATGTTACGGGCGGTTGTATAGAAATTGTTCCCTTCTCCGTGTCAAAAATAGACAAGTCCTGGAGCTAACCTACAGCAAAACTTCTGCAAAGATTTTGTTCAGAGTTTTAATTTCACGCTAAAATTGCCAACATGGAGATTCACGAAGGGGCAGCGGTAGCAAGCGACAGCGTGCTTGACTTTTCCCGTTTGAGTCTGACCACTATCAACGTTAACAGTATCAGCGACGAGAGGAAAAGGGACACCAGACAGCTCTACCTGAACTACAACCGACTAGCCTCGCTACCCTCGTCGGTCAGCCTTTTCTGCAACCTCGAGTTTTTGGACATCAGCAACAATGGACTGTCTGCCATCTGTGAGGGCATTACGCGACTGACGAGGCTGAAAACCCTGATAGCCAAGAACAACCGCCTGGACGAGTTTTCGCTGCCCAAAGAGTtcggctctctgcagctggAGGTGTTGAACTTAAGTGGGAACCGATTTGAGGAGATCCCACTTCAGTGTATGAAACTGCTGCGTCTGCAGTCGCTTTCATTCGGCGGAAACAGACTGAAAAGTATACCTGAAGAGATAGAAAATCTAACCAGGTAGGTGGTAAGGGGGCACGGTCAATTAATGTCAATGTGTATTTCTACACTCTTTGTAGTTAACGTTATAGTTGGCCTTAATCGACGATATTCCATAACGTTAATACGTTAGCTAGATAATGGACCGGGTGGTCAACGAAGAAGGAAACTAAGCTTCCTTCCGATTCTATTATTGTCCGTATTGGGGCACCTCGGAGTAAATTATCGAGTTTATACCAATGACaattaacgttaccgttatcCAGATTATCTGTAGTCGGTTTAGCTCAGGTTTAGTTGGTGGTACGTTTCAGTCAACTGGTACATAGCATGGAAACCAAGTGATGTTGCAATGGTTACCTTCTTTAtgaaatgcatgcatttacatAAAATGGGGGTAAAAACTGTTGACTGGAACTTTTAACTGGCAAccaccagccaatcagaatatATAACAatggtatacgtgcagtttagtgtcccaaattccccatacaatgtcctttattaattatgaacctgctaaaccacctgtgctaccctaacctatccctaaccttaacctgtttcaaataagaccctcatcttttgagacactcagtttttggaaaataatttgtgacactaaactgcacgtaagccTATAACAATTTAGACCTTAAACGATTggtcgattaattgattagtcaacTCACATAAAATGAATGTGCTGGTTTGATAAGTAATTCATCTGAAGTCATTTGTCAAACAAATTGATTTCctgctttttctttgtcttatgtaaCAATAAACTGTACAGCTGAAATAAGTCAATGAATCGATAAAGCAGATCAACAAAAGGAAATcttcaactattttgataattgataaatagtttttaatccctttttatttgttttgcactgtgcaaaaaaaagcaatttaaagGCAGGAAAATGTGACTGACATTACACATTTCTGACAGTTAatagaccaaacgattaatcacataattgagaaaataatcatcagatgaaaataatggttagttgcagcactaCATCAACTACAATGTAGGCTAGTTAAAGTAATAAGTCAATGGCATAATGCCTATTCTGAGcatacactcacacattcaGTGTTATCCCTCCAGCCATCTCGGCCTGTAACCAAACACTACGTTTGGTACATTGCAAAAGGTCACCCtggcatttaaaatgtttggtGCATTCTTGGTTTACATTTGCCAGAGTCAGCTTTTATCTGTATGCTGCAGCTCATGCTCCATATGGAAAGCTTTGAATTCCCTTTTGTCAGTTGTCTTGTAGAAAGTACTGTATAACCACTTAAGTCATTCTTAACCTGCTGTTTTGCATGAGTCAAAGGAGTTGACCCACCTGTTTACTGTTCACCTGTGAACTGTTTACAgaacacgtgtcaaactcaaagcccgcgggccaaatccggcccctcgcagatttaTATCATATCAATTTTGGTTACAATACActttggcccacctagtttttgtcgccTATTAttcgtttttgttgcttttttcaaagtttttgggcGCTTTCTTCTATGATGGCTAGGAacatttttgctgacttttttaggactttatgtCTACCAAACTgtgagtgagaagactatacgagacatgcaataatacagtcaaagatatttaactttttggattaaataaaagcatgtcaataaacccGTACATGTCTggtccttgatgtgattctcattttccagtgtggcccttagtgaaactgagtttgacacccctggtttaCAGTATCTATTACACAGTCACACTCGGGCAACCTGTAgaattgtttaaaatgtaatttaaatataagtcagtttttctctcccttttcaaaattgtattatttCTATGGGTTTAATGGTATTTACCATACCTCTTTTACGTCTATCCGTATGTGTCATGATCATTTCCAGGCAGTCTATCCTGTAAACATCATGATTCATAGTGTGTGTAGGATAATTGTTCACTTAAGCTGTTCCGGTAACCACCGACTGGTTTTGGAGAAACTAACAGTAGTTACTAATGACAGGAAAGTGCAGCCTGTGACAAATTTACCTTTTCCACAGAGGACATATCAGAGTTTTTCTCTCGGTTAGTGTCATAAAGCATACTTATTTTGAATCATAAAAGACTTACTCATACAGTATTCCAAGGCCTAGTCCACACGTATTTTTAAAAACAGgggtttccttttttctttataaaaaaaaaaaaaatcccgtCCACACATGCACTGTTAAGAAAAGTCTCCgtccacataaaaacacaattgaagCGCTGTCAAGAGCATGGCCAAGCCAATAGGTTGCGCTATAACCCCAGTCGCACGAAGAAGAAGATGTTGACCAATCATAAGCCTGAAAAAAAGCTGTTACCCGATGACTATCCACCAACTAGAAGTCCAACGCTCCAAGACTAGTGATGTGGCAGTGTTGGATTATGTAGCAGTGACCTCCGTAGCGCATACTGATGCCTCCGTTTCACAATACAATAGAAGAGTAACTATGTGTAAACTTGTACAAAAATCCTGCTAGCAAGCATGTTGCCAGCACTATTTTGGCCACGTCTGCCATTGCAAGAAATGTCGCCTCATTTGTGACGCCTCACAAAGGAGATAACGGCGCACACACTGACGTTACAAGCTTAAAACTCTGTTTTCCCTGTCTTTacgaaaacacacaaacagcgtTTCTAAAAGACTTCACCCTGGCTGGAGTATTCCAAAACCTCCATTAACAGTGacctaaaacacattttgtgtgtggacaaaaggcaaaaatgcatacaaaaagcaattaaaaaaaaatacccataGACTTGTGGACTAGGCCTAAGCATGGGTGAATACTATATAACTGTACAACATCTACGTGATATAATATGTCTTGATGTGTTTAGAGAAGAAACCTTGACCCAGTGTTTTTTGGGTGGAATGGCCCAGGAAAAAGGCTTAAATTGTGCTTAATTGTGAGCTTTCTATATTGTCCCTGATACACACCGTAACTATCATTTTAATCTCTGGTGGCTGATTTGTGTCAGTGAGGGCAGTGCGCAGACCCTGAATGTCTCAGTTCCCTTTACAGAGGGGGCTTGCTCAGTGCTTAGCCACCAAGGACAGTATAATGGCTTCCTGTCTCGCCGTTGCTGTGTCATCAGTTCCAGCAGGCAGATGGCCTGACAGCTTACTTTTGCTGACCAGCCATCCATTGCTCTCTCcccgtctctctttcactccCAATTACCACCCTGTGTACTCCATACCTCCATTAACCTACCAGGGTCCTTTTGTTGTCTTAATACAACAAACATGTACATAtcgtttttttattgtcatctaaaatgtaaataagtTTATATTTGTTATAACATTAATCCAAATGCATATATATTGCATATATTATCTTTGCACACTTTGTCCTAAATCAGTGTGTctactgtacaaaaaaaaacaactaagaaTCTAAGATAATTCTGGTCTCTGGGACACCaagtgcatgcacacaaactctTTAGCATGAAACAATGCATCTTTAGCTCCCCCTTGTGGTTTATGTATTAGTTTTAACTTGGGATCACTCAGCTTTGTTGGGCAGAAAATTTCCCCTTTTTAGAACATCTTTACCTCTTATGAATAAACATGGCTACATTGACTCTGACACTGCAGCAAATTGTATTACAAACTGCAAATGTTGAAGCTGAAAAAAAGTATTCCCTTTTTAATTTGATATCCCATAAGATAAGAGCATCCAGAACAATAAAAAGAGTGAAATGGTGTGAAAATCActtctgtactgtactgtgcGGGATATTCAGTACTTGAGTTAAACATGGCAAACTCAAAATTGACTCTTGTCCTCCCTTTTGTTCTGTTAGTCTGGAGCTGTTGTATCTGGGTGGAAACCTCATCACAGCCATTCCCCCAGAAGTGGCTAACCTGCCCTACCTCAGCTACCTGGTCCTATGTGATAACCGCATCCAAAGTGTCCCCCCGCAGCTCACCAGGTAACTGCACATACACCACCAGTATCTTACCAGTGTAACCTGCAGTAAAAAGCCATATGTTAATGTACATTGAGGATTCCTGTCTgtagtcatgttttttttttgtaggtgaaaacttttctctgtctcacccCAGGCTCCACTCGCTGCGATCTTTAAGTCTCCACAACAACTTGCTCACGTACCTGCCGAGGGAGATCCTCTGCCTGGTGCACCTGCAAGAGCTCAGTCTCCGTGGCAATCCACTGGTGGTGCGCTTTGTCAAGGAGATGACCTACGACCCCCCGTCACTGCTAGAGTTGGCAGGACGTACCGTCAAGAGCCGAAATATTCCCTACAACCCATACGACCTGCCGTCAAACCTGCTGCGCTACCTAGACCTGGCCAGCAAGTGCCCCAACCCCAAGTGTGCCGGTaagaccctttttttttcacagtatttGAAGAGAATGCACAGattgatgttattttttttaattctatgATGTTAggatttgtcttcttttttatt
It contains:
- the lrrc58b gene encoding leucine-rich repeat-containing protein 58, with the protein product MEIHEGAAVASDSVLDFSRLSLTTINVNSISDERKRDTRQLYLNYNRLASLPSSVSLFCNLEFLDISNNGLSAICEGITRLTRLKTLIAKNNRLDEFSLPKEFGSLQLEVLNLSGNRFEEIPLQCMKLLRLQSLSFGGNRLKSIPEEIENLTSLELLYLGGNLITAIPPEVANLPYLSYLVLCDNRIQSVPPQLTRLHSLRSLSLHNNLLTYLPREILCLVHLQELSLRGNPLVVRFVKEMTYDPPSLLELAGRTVKSRNIPYNPYDLPSNLLRYLDLASKCPNPKCAGVYFDSCVRQIKFVDFCGKYRLPLMHYLCSPECTSPCSSNPQSDAESEEESSVPAYRLQRVLLG